A genomic stretch from Gorilla gorilla gorilla isolate KB3781 chromosome 20, NHGRI_mGorGor1-v2.1_pri, whole genome shotgun sequence includes:
- the LOC129528892 gene encoding uncharacterized protein isoform X1 — MPPPGSAPTVPSEAGGTGSNRCRLRGNWDFSPGSWRTRPPTLPPPHASETVSRALSRFRAPRGESEVRVSRAAPPSQESQLNLWFPLHQPLRPGGASGAASPRGGRKTRPEDHVAPKR, encoded by the exons ATGCCGCCGCCGGGTTCCGCCCCCACGGTGCCCAGTGAAGCCGGAGGGACGGGGTCCAATCGCTGTCGGCTGCGCGGAAACTGGGACTTCTCCCCAGGGTCGTGGAGGACTCGGCCGCCGACCCTCCCACCGCCTCACGCCTCGGAGACCGTGTCCAGAGCCCTCAGCCGCTTCCGAGCCCCGAGAGGGGAATCAGAAGTGCGCGTGAGCAGAGCGGCACCCCCTTCACAGGAATCGCAGCTGAACCTGTGGTTTCCCCTGCACCAGCCTTTGCGACCAGGTGGGGCTTCAGGTGCGGCTTCGCCACGTGGAGGCAGGAAGACTCG ACCAGAAGACCATGTAGCACCAAAAAGATAG
- the LOC129528892 gene encoding uncharacterized protein isoform X2, with protein MPPPGSAPTVPSEAGGTGSNRCRLRGNWDFSPGSWRTRPPTLPPPHASETVSRALSRFRAPRGESEVRVSRAAPPSQESQLNLWFPLHQPLRPDQKTM; from the exons ATGCCGCCGCCGGGTTCCGCCCCCACGGTGCCCAGTGAAGCCGGAGGGACGGGGTCCAATCGCTGTCGGCTGCGCGGAAACTGGGACTTCTCCCCAGGGTCGTGGAGGACTCGGCCGCCGACCCTCCCACCGCCTCACGCCTCGGAGACCGTGTCCAGAGCCCTCAGCCGCTTCCGAGCCCCGAGAGGGGAATCAGAAGTGCGCGTGAGCAGAGCGGCACCCCCTTCACAGGAATCGCAGCTGAACCTGTGGTTTCCCCTGCACCAGCCTTTGCGACCAG ACCAGAAGACCATGTAG